A genomic stretch from Oscillospiraceae bacterium includes:
- a CDS encoding nucleoside deaminase, with protein MELALALAREAAGADEVPVGCVVVRDGAVVGRGRNRRESARHALAHAELIAIDEACRTLGGWRLPGCDLYVTLEPCPMCAGAIINARIARVFFGARDPKAGAVRSRVALFDLGFNHRPAVFEGLLADEAGALLSDFFRHKRRPPE; from the coding sequence ATGGAGCTGGCGCTGGCGTTGGCGCGGGAGGCTGCCGGGGCGGACGAGGTCCCCGTCGGGTGCGTCGTCGTACGGGACGGCGCTGTCGTGGGCCGCGGGCGCAACCGCCGGGAGAGCGCTCGACATGCGCTCGCGCATGCGGAGCTCATCGCCATCGACGAGGCCTGCCGGACCTTGGGCGGCTGGCGGCTGCCCGGCTGTGACCTGTATGTGACATTGGAGCCCTGCCCCATGTGCGCCGGCGCCATCATAAACGCCCGGATCGCGCGCGTCTTTTTCGGTGCGCGCGACCCCAAAGCCGGTGCCGTCCGCAGCCGAGTCGCTCTCTTTGACCTCGGTTTCAACCACAGACCCGCCGTCTTCGAGGGCCTGCTGGCAGACGAGGCAGGCGCACTGCTGTCCGACTTCTTCCGGCACAAACGCCGCCCGCCGGAGTAA
- the ruvX gene encoding Holliday junction resolvase RuvX translates to MRVMAVDYGDVRTGLAVSDAMGSLVGEAFVVKETSAGKLADVIAAEAAARRVACLVVGLPKNMDGTRGERAQKSERLAEVLRTKTALPVFLWDERRTTAEAQRILHGVGRSGRRGREKLDAVAAALILEGFLLSRRAAPPPEESVKG, encoded by the coding sequence ATGCGCGTTATGGCCGTCGATTATGGGGATGTGAGGACGGGACTGGCTGTCTCGGACGCCATGGGCAGTCTGGTGGGCGAAGCCTTTGTGGTCAAAGAAACTTCGGCCGGCAAATTGGCGGATGTGATTGCCGCAGAGGCGGCCGCGCGGCGCGTGGCGTGTTTGGTCGTCGGGCTTCCCAAGAACATGGATGGCACGCGGGGTGAGCGCGCCCAAAAGAGCGAACGGCTGGCGGAGGTGTTGCGCACCAAAACGGCGCTCCCCGTCTTTCTGTGGGACGAGCGGCGTACGACAGCCGAGGCGCAGCGCATCCTGCACGGGGTCGGCCGGTCCGGACGACGCGGCCGCGAAAAGCTCGACGCCGTGGCCGCGGCTCTGATCTTGGAAGGATTTTTGCTGAGCCGCCGGGCCGCCCCGCCGCCGGAGGAAAGCGTGAAAGGCTGA